In one window of Streptomyces sp. NBC_01224 DNA:
- a CDS encoding alpha/beta fold hydrolase: MGELTTNDRVRLTYRDSGGGGVPLVMLHGWGQTQAMFRHQMDGLAPARRVITLDLRGHGLSEKPRHGYRIARLARDVLDLVDHLDLDRFDALGWSMGASVWWSFIDQYGTGRIRRFVAVDQPAAVAAVPWLTPEEQRDSGAIFDVAGLLELGAALAGPDGERVRDDFVRGMFSGDPDPGLLAFVAEQIKSTPSYAGVPLLYDHCAQDWRDVLPRVDVPTLVIGCEGSHVSPASQQFIAGRIPGARLHVFPAGVANSHFPFLENPPAFNAVVDTFLSEVADAAPYAAVP; encoded by the coding sequence ATGGGCGAGCTGACGACGAACGACCGCGTGCGGCTGACCTATCGGGACAGCGGGGGCGGGGGCGTTCCCCTGGTCATGCTGCACGGCTGGGGACAGACCCAGGCGATGTTCCGACACCAGATGGACGGTCTCGCTCCGGCCCGCCGCGTCATCACACTGGACCTCAGGGGCCACGGGCTCTCGGAGAAACCGCGGCACGGCTACCGCATCGCCCGGTTGGCCCGGGACGTCCTCGACCTCGTCGATCACCTGGACCTCGATCGTTTCGACGCGCTCGGCTGGTCGATGGGTGCCTCGGTGTGGTGGAGCTTCATCGACCAGTACGGCACCGGCCGGATCCGCCGGTTCGTCGCCGTGGACCAGCCCGCGGCCGTGGCGGCCGTTCCCTGGCTCACCCCCGAGGAGCAGCGGGACTCCGGTGCCATCTTCGATGTGGCCGGGCTGCTGGAACTCGGCGCCGCGCTGGCGGGCCCGGACGGCGAGCGGGTGCGTGACGACTTCGTGCGCGGCATGTTCTCCGGTGACCCCGACCCCGGCCTCCTCGCGTTCGTCGCCGAACAGATCAAGTCGACCCCGTCCTACGCCGGGGTGCCCCTGCTCTACGACCACTGCGCCCAGGACTGGCGCGACGTCCTTCCCCGAGTGGACGTGCCGACCCTGGTGATCGGCTGCGAGGGAAGCCATGTGAGCCCGGCCTCACAGCAGTTCATCGCGGGCCGGATTCCCGGCGCACGGCTCCATGTCTTCCCGGCCGGTGTCGCGAACTCCCACTTCCCCTTCCTCGAAAACCCGCCCGCTTTCAACGCGGTGGTCGACACCTTCCTTTCCGAAGTGGCGGACGCGGCCCCTTACGCCGCGGTCCCGTAA
- a CDS encoding PucR family transcriptional regulator → MAERLQRARASSDALQELVEELAERLQRSVVLDDPLVRFICSSRHFDDADPVRVRSLLQGLADSEIIRYVLDQGVAQWSKPGYIEGRDDLGLLARYCVPLRERGHLVGLLMVISADKSLTADETAAISKSARIIAAQMYAEHVADHAEESGARELPWALLNPSPAARGAAQQQILDTGVLPNAPHAVVSVVQVTRSHEPPGQVENALRGALESFCRTRWAHGAIAVTTDRAVLLQLSEQSPDPRELKEQSRRIIEALDTFLDPTATPVLGIGGRQTGLADAWVSYEQALVAARAARRMPHFERLGDWEELREFTVLLQLPDHALNASLLPKPLRTLLAAAGGHRLEETLRSFLEHAGSVPRTAEALRIHRTSLYYRLRQIQEITGLDLDSGPDRLVLHLGLRIRELLQPDGHATTV, encoded by the coding sequence ATGGCTGAACGGCTTCAACGGGCTCGGGCGAGCAGCGACGCGCTGCAGGAACTCGTGGAGGAGCTGGCCGAGAGGCTGCAGCGTTCCGTGGTCCTCGACGACCCTCTCGTCAGGTTCATCTGCTCCAGCAGGCACTTCGATGACGCGGATCCGGTACGCGTCCGCAGCCTGCTGCAGGGCCTCGCGGACAGCGAGATCATCCGGTACGTACTCGACCAGGGCGTTGCCCAGTGGTCGAAGCCGGGATACATCGAGGGCCGGGACGACCTGGGACTTCTCGCGCGCTACTGCGTGCCGCTGCGAGAGCGCGGGCACCTTGTCGGCCTGCTCATGGTCATCTCCGCCGACAAGAGCCTGACGGCGGACGAGACGGCCGCCATCTCCAAGTCGGCCCGGATCATCGCGGCCCAGATGTACGCGGAACATGTGGCCGACCATGCCGAGGAGAGCGGCGCGCGGGAACTGCCCTGGGCCCTGCTCAACCCGAGCCCCGCCGCACGCGGGGCCGCCCAGCAGCAGATCCTGGACACCGGCGTGCTCCCGAACGCCCCGCACGCCGTGGTCAGCGTCGTTCAGGTGACTCGCTCCCACGAGCCGCCCGGGCAGGTCGAGAACGCGCTGCGGGGTGCGCTGGAGAGCTTCTGCCGCACGCGGTGGGCGCACGGCGCCATCGCGGTCACCACCGACCGCGCGGTCCTGCTCCAACTGAGCGAGCAGTCGCCGGATCCGCGGGAACTGAAGGAGCAGTCCCGTCGGATCATCGAAGCCCTCGACACCTTCCTGGACCCCACCGCCACTCCTGTGCTCGGCATCGGAGGGCGTCAGACCGGCCTGGCCGACGCGTGGGTCTCCTACGAGCAGGCACTCGTGGCAGCTCGCGCGGCCCGACGGATGCCCCATTTCGAGCGCCTCGGAGACTGGGAGGAACTGCGGGAGTTCACCGTCCTCCTGCAGCTTCCGGACCATGCCCTGAACGCCTCCCTGCTGCCCAAGCCGCTGCGCACCCTCCTCGCGGCCGCCGGGGGACATCGTCTTGAGGAGACCCTGCGGTCCTTCCTGGAGCACGCCGGCTCGGTTCCGAGGACCGCGGAAGCGCTGCGGATCCACCGCACCTCGCTGTACTACCGGCTGCGGCAGATCCAGGAGATAACCGGGCTGGACCTGGACAGCGGCCCGGACCGGCTGGTTCTGCACCTCGGCCTGCGTATCCGGGAACTGCTGCAACCGGACGGGCACGCCACCACCGTCTGA
- a CDS encoding hydrolase yields the protein MFDINKVQAAPSADLLTPDNAVMLFVDHQPQMFFGTGSGDRAAIINSTVGLAKAARAFDVPAVLTTVAAESFSGPLLPQLAEVFPGQEVIDRTSMNAWEDEALVAAVKATGRKKIILAGLWTEVCLVLPALSALEQGYEVYVVSEASGGVSPAAHEHALQRMIAAGAVPVTWVQVLLELQRDWARQETYGAVMEIVKAHAGAYGLGVVYAQSVIGAHAAG from the coding sequence ATGTTTGACATCAACAAGGTGCAGGCCGCCCCCAGCGCCGACCTGCTCACGCCCGACAACGCGGTCATGCTTTTCGTGGACCACCAGCCGCAGATGTTCTTCGGTACCGGGAGCGGTGACCGCGCCGCGATCATCAACAGCACCGTGGGTCTCGCCAAGGCGGCTCGGGCGTTCGATGTGCCGGCCGTCCTGACCACGGTCGCCGCCGAGTCGTTCTCCGGCCCCCTGCTGCCGCAGCTCGCCGAGGTGTTTCCCGGGCAGGAGGTCATCGACCGCACGAGCATGAACGCCTGGGAGGACGAGGCGCTCGTGGCGGCGGTCAAGGCGACCGGGCGCAAGAAGATCATCCTCGCGGGCCTGTGGACCGAGGTCTGCCTGGTGCTGCCCGCGCTGTCCGCGCTGGAGCAGGGTTACGAGGTCTACGTGGTCTCCGAGGCCTCCGGCGGCGTCAGCCCGGCCGCCCACGAGCACGCGCTGCAGCGGATGATCGCCGCCGGCGCGGTGCCGGTGACCTGGGTGCAGGTGCTGCTGGAGCTGCAGCGTGACTGGGCGCGTCAGGAGACGTACGGCGCGGTCATGGAGATCGTCAAGGCCCACGCGGGCGCGTACGGCCTGGGTGTTGTGTACGCGCAGAGCGTCATCGGCGCGCACGCGGCCGGCTGA
- a CDS encoding DoxX family protein, translating into MDTGILILRLLVGLLVAGHGVQKISSHLGGRGLKGGTEEFRADGFRGGAVTALAAGGGQIGSGLLLAAGLLTPLAATGAIGVMTVALTVKWHNGLWVQNDGYEYPLVLIGSATALAATGPGAWSLDAALGLTPYPLWWAALALVAGLGSGLLTRLVLHRPAPAPAPRAAAHGRR; encoded by the coding sequence TTGGACACCGGCATTCTGATCCTGCGTCTGCTGGTGGGGCTGCTCGTCGCCGGCCATGGGGTGCAGAAGATCAGCTCGCACCTGGGCGGCAGGGGACTCAAGGGCGGTACGGAGGAGTTCCGTGCCGATGGTTTCCGCGGCGGCGCCGTTACCGCCCTGGCGGCGGGCGGAGGCCAGATCGGATCGGGTCTGCTGCTCGCCGCCGGCCTCCTGACCCCGCTGGCGGCGACCGGGGCCATCGGGGTCATGACGGTCGCCCTCACCGTGAAGTGGCACAACGGCCTCTGGGTGCAGAACGACGGGTACGAATACCCGCTCGTCCTCATCGGCTCCGCCACCGCTCTCGCCGCCACCGGACCGGGCGCCTGGTCGCTCGACGCGGCCCTCGGCCTCACGCCGTACCCGCTGTGGTGGGCGGCCCTCGCTCTCGTGGCGGGTCTCGGCAGCGGGCTGCTCACCCGGCTCGTACTGCACCGGCCGGCCCCGGCCCCGGCGCCGCGGGCCGCCGCCCACGGCCGGCGCTGA
- a CDS encoding alpha/beta hydrolase produces the protein MPNRPILEPAAQAFAEATAQPPFLFQIPVAEGRKAVDDVQSGDGVLLPAVDEEWITVHGGPTGDIRARIVRPSGVTGPLPVILYIHGAGWVFGNAHTHDRLVRELAVGTGAAVVFPEYDLSPEARYPVAIEQNYSVAQWIAREGHHKELDGTRIAVAGDSVGGNMTAALTLIAKERGDVRLAQQVLFYPVTDASFDTDSYQQFAEGYFLRRDGMQWFWDQYTTDEAERARITASPLRATTEQLTGLPPALVITAEADVLRDEGEAYAAKLRAAGVPVTALRVQGVIHDFVMLNALRETQGAELAIGVAIDTLRKALA, from the coding sequence ATGCCGAACCGGCCGATCCTCGAACCCGCCGCCCAGGCGTTCGCCGAGGCCACCGCCCAGCCGCCGTTCCTCTTCCAGATTCCCGTGGCGGAGGGCCGCAAGGCCGTGGACGACGTCCAGAGCGGTGACGGCGTCCTGCTGCCCGCCGTCGACGAGGAATGGATCACCGTCCACGGCGGTCCGACCGGCGACATCCGCGCGCGGATCGTGCGCCCGAGCGGTGTCACCGGCCCCCTGCCCGTCATCCTCTACATCCACGGCGCGGGCTGGGTCTTCGGCAACGCCCACACCCACGACCGGCTCGTCCGCGAACTCGCCGTCGGTACCGGGGCGGCCGTCGTCTTCCCCGAGTACGACCTCTCGCCCGAGGCCCGCTACCCCGTCGCCATCGAGCAGAACTACAGCGTCGCCCAGTGGATCGCCCGAGAGGGACACCACAAGGAGCTCGACGGCACCCGGATCGCCGTCGCCGGCGACTCGGTCGGCGGCAACATGACCGCTGCCCTCACCCTCATCGCCAAGGAGCGCGGCGACGTCCGCCTCGCCCAGCAGGTCCTCTTCTACCCGGTCACCGACGCGAGCTTCGACACCGACTCGTACCAGCAGTTCGCCGAGGGCTACTTCCTGCGCCGCGACGGCATGCAGTGGTTCTGGGACCAGTACACGACCGACGAGGCCGAACGCGCCCGGATCACCGCCTCTCCGCTGCGCGCCACCACCGAGCAGCTGACCGGCCTGCCCCCGGCCCTGGTCATCACCGCCGAGGCCGACGTCCTGCGCGACGAGGGCGAGGCGTACGCGGCGAAGCTGCGCGCCGCCGGAGTCCCCGTCACCGCCCTGCGCGTCCAGGGGGTCATCCACGACTTCGTCATGCTGAACGCGCTGCGCGAGACGCAAGGCGCGGAACTCGCCATCGGCGTCGCGATCGACACCCTGCGCAAGGCCCTGGCGTGA
- a CDS encoding amidohydrolase, whose product MPVAGLVPGPRQEHPQADLLVRNAKVFTGDPDRPEARAVAIRDGRVAALGDDHDLAHLVGPGTRVVDALGRRVIPGLNDSHLHVIRGGLNYVLELRWDGVRSLRQALAMLREQAGRTPKGQWIRVVGGWTAEQFAERRMPTIAELNAAAPDTPVFVLHLYQSALMNRAAVRAAGFTQETPDPRGGQIVRGRDGEPNGVLLAAPGALILYSTLAKAPTLDEADKRTSTRHFLRELNRFGLTSAVDAAGGFQNFPDNYATVVDLARSGELSLRIAYHLFPQTAGQELADLKRWTEMVKPEDGDEWLRLNGAGENLTWAAADFENFSEPRPELAAGYETEFEQAVRLLMENGWGFRLHATYDETIRRDLAVFEKLAAEGLFPGGNRWLFDHAETVSADSLDRIAALGGALSIQNRMSFQGTAFRDRYGAEAAAHTPPVRAMLDRGLTVAAGTDATRVSSYNPWVALHWLVTGRTVGGTALYPAGNLISRETALGLYTRGGARLTGEQDVKGVLREGCYGDLAILSDDYLTVPDAAIPDIESVLTVVGGRIVYASAEYEGLDEALPPVAPAWSPVAHFGGYQGGARQASLVAEAVAESEQHRQWRVARGSTPDTPPPFHDPCFAH is encoded by the coding sequence ATGCCTGTGGCGGGCCTCGTGCCCGGCCCGCGACAGGAACACCCGCAGGCCGACCTCCTCGTCCGCAACGCGAAGGTGTTCACCGGTGACCCCGACCGCCCCGAGGCCCGCGCCGTCGCGATCCGCGACGGCCGGGTCGCGGCCCTCGGCGACGACCACGACCTCGCCCACCTCGTCGGCCCGGGAACCAGGGTCGTCGACGCACTCGGGCGCCGGGTGATCCCCGGCCTGAACGACTCGCACCTGCACGTCATCCGGGGCGGCCTGAACTACGTCCTGGAGCTGCGCTGGGACGGGGTGCGCAGCCTCCGGCAGGCCCTCGCCATGCTGCGCGAGCAGGCAGGCCGCACCCCCAAGGGGCAGTGGATCCGGGTCGTCGGCGGCTGGACCGCCGAACAGTTCGCCGAGCGCAGGATGCCCACCATCGCCGAGCTGAACGCCGCCGCCCCCGACACCCCGGTATTCGTCCTGCACCTGTACCAGTCGGCCCTGATGAACCGGGCCGCGGTGCGGGCCGCCGGATTCACCCAGGAGACCCCGGACCCGCGCGGGGGACAGATCGTACGGGGCCGGGACGGCGAACCCAACGGGGTCCTCCTCGCCGCGCCGGGCGCCCTCATCCTGTACTCGACCCTGGCCAAGGCACCGACGCTCGACGAGGCCGACAAGCGGACGTCGACGCGACACTTCCTGCGCGAGCTCAACCGCTTCGGACTGACCTCCGCGGTCGACGCCGCCGGCGGGTTCCAGAACTTCCCCGACAACTACGCCACGGTCGTCGACCTCGCCCGGTCGGGGGAACTCTCCCTGCGCATCGCCTATCACCTGTTCCCGCAGACGGCCGGCCAGGAGCTCGCCGACCTGAAGCGCTGGACCGAGATGGTGAAGCCCGAGGACGGGGACGAGTGGCTCCGGCTGAACGGCGCGGGCGAGAACCTGACCTGGGCCGCCGCCGACTTCGAGAACTTCTCCGAGCCCCGGCCCGAACTCGCCGCCGGGTACGAGACCGAGTTCGAGCAGGCCGTCCGGCTCCTGATGGAGAACGGCTGGGGCTTCAGGCTCCACGCGACCTACGACGAAACGATCCGGCGCGATCTGGCCGTCTTCGAGAAGCTCGCGGCGGAAGGGCTCTTCCCCGGTGGCAACCGCTGGCTCTTCGATCACGCGGAGACCGTCTCGGCCGACAGCCTGGACCGGATCGCGGCCCTCGGCGGCGCCCTGTCCATCCAGAACCGCATGTCCTTCCAGGGCACCGCCTTCCGCGACCGCTACGGCGCCGAGGCCGCCGCCCACACCCCGCCGGTCCGGGCGATGCTCGACCGGGGCCTGACCGTGGCCGCCGGAACCGACGCCACCCGTGTCTCCTCCTACAACCCGTGGGTCGCGCTCCACTGGCTGGTGACCGGGCGCACCGTCGGCGGCACCGCGCTCTACCCGGCCGGGAACCTGATCAGCAGGGAGACCGCACTCGGCCTCTACACCCGGGGAGGGGCGCGGCTCACCGGCGAACAGGACGTCAAGGGAGTCCTGCGGGAAGGCTGCTACGGCGACCTCGCGATCCTGTCCGACGACTACCTCACCGTGCCCGACGCGGCCATCCCCGACATCGAGTCCGTGCTCACCGTCGTCGGCGGCCGCATCGTCTACGCGAGCGCGGAGTACGAGGGGCTCGACGAGGCGCTCCCACCGGTCGCTCCGGCGTGGAGCCCGGTGGCCCACTTCGGCGGCTACCAGGGCGGTGCTCGCCAGGCGTCGCTCGTGGCCGAGGCCGTCGCCGAGTCCGAGCAGCACCGCCAGTGGCGCGTCGCACGTGGCTCCACCCCCGATACGCCTCCGCCGTTCCACGACCCCTGCTTCGCGCACTGA
- a CDS encoding acetate uptake transporter family protein, translating into MSTASVPAAGAEDAPGDQPDTSPGRRFEPDLRSMTRINLRPIASPMPLGFFTVAIASVMTGCLQLGLFDTEARKAVALCVLPAFALQFLVSILAFGARDVIAATLMGTFAGSWLAYALVMLTGAPDGLRVLGVFNLAFLCFGALMAAVTRPKRALWFVLVVSMPRWAATGLSGLTGAEWLTRTSGALGLVVALVAMYAAFALMLEDMRSEEVLPIGRSGPAHAAVEGDLAVQLRNLERQAGVRRTL; encoded by the coding sequence ATGAGTACCGCTTCCGTCCCCGCTGCCGGCGCCGAGGACGCGCCGGGCGACCAGCCGGACACCTCACCGGGACGCCGCTTCGAACCGGACCTCCGGTCGATGACCCGGATCAACCTGCGCCCCATCGCCTCGCCCATGCCGCTGGGCTTCTTCACGGTGGCGATCGCCTCCGTGATGACGGGGTGCCTGCAGCTCGGGCTCTTCGACACCGAGGCCCGGAAGGCCGTCGCCCTGTGCGTGCTGCCCGCCTTCGCCCTGCAGTTCCTGGTGAGCATCCTGGCCTTCGGGGCCCGGGACGTGATCGCCGCGACGCTCATGGGAACGTTCGCCGGCAGCTGGCTGGCCTACGCGCTCGTCATGCTCACCGGCGCGCCGGATGGCCTCCGCGTGCTGGGCGTCTTCAATCTGGCCTTCCTCTGCTTCGGGGCGCTGATGGCCGCCGTGACGCGGCCGAAGCGGGCCCTGTGGTTCGTCCTGGTGGTTTCGATGCCCCGCTGGGCGGCCACCGGTCTGTCGGGGCTGACCGGCGCGGAATGGCTCACGCGCACGTCCGGGGCTCTCGGCCTCGTGGTGGCGCTCGTCGCGATGTACGCGGCGTTCGCCCTGATGCTGGAGGACATGCGCAGCGAGGAGGTGCTGCCGATCGGCCGCAGCGGCCCCGCCCACGCCGCCGTCGAGGGCGACCTCGCGGTCCAGCTCCGCAACCTGGAACGCCAGGCGGGCGTGCGCCGCACGCTCTGA
- a CDS encoding GNAT family N-acetyltransferase, which yields MEPQVVDRPEKSRYEILAGDDGAETAGFAEYHLSETEIAFIHTETDPRFAGRGLGGMLARGALDDARARGLRVLPYCPFIRGWIGKHPEYADLVPEARRAHFGL from the coding sequence ATGGAACCGCAGGTAGTGGACCGCCCCGAGAAGTCCCGGTACGAGATCCTCGCCGGCGACGACGGCGCCGAGACCGCGGGCTTCGCCGAGTACCACCTCTCCGAGACCGAGATCGCCTTCATCCACACCGAGACCGATCCCCGGTTCGCGGGCCGGGGGCTGGGCGGGATGCTCGCCCGGGGCGCTCTCGACGACGCCCGGGCACGCGGGCTGCGCGTCCTGCCGTACTGCCCCTTCATCCGGGGGTGGATCGGCAAGCACCCCGAGTACGCCGACCTGGTGCCCGAGGCGCGCCGCGCACATTTCGGTCTCTGA
- a CDS encoding ABC transporter substrate-binding protein — MRFGARLALAVTTLAVTVSACGAPKSSSQPHEGKDCGPYARYGKHPGTQVTVYAENRDREADLFEETWADFAQCTGIDVAYEGDGEFEAQIQIRVEGGNAPDVAFFPQPGLLERFARAGKLKPAGARLASLAKQGWSADWNSYATVDGTLYGTPLVANVKSFVWYSPKFFRDRGLSVPRTWSELMDVTEKVAASGVKPWCAGIESGEATGWPLTDWIEDVLLRRLGPDVYDQWVAHEIPFNDPRVIRAIDTVGSVLKNDRYANGGYGPARSMASIAYQEGGTPILSGDCAMHRQASFYAEHWPDGTGIGPDKDVFAFLLPGMDRTSRPVLGGGVFTAAFSDRPEVRAFQEYLATADFANARMKKGPFVSANKGVDPADAAGPVDKLSIQLLQDPRTQFRFDGSDLMPAAVGAGTFWKAVVDWIGGESTEAMADFVERSWPRP; from the coding sequence ATGAGGTTCGGCGCGAGACTCGCGCTCGCCGTCACAACCCTCGCCGTCACGGTCAGCGCCTGCGGTGCGCCGAAGAGCAGTTCTCAGCCCCATGAGGGCAAGGACTGCGGACCCTACGCACGGTACGGCAAGCACCCCGGCACGCAGGTCACCGTTTACGCGGAGAACCGGGACAGGGAAGCCGATCTGTTCGAAGAGACCTGGGCGGACTTCGCGCAGTGCACGGGCATCGACGTCGCGTACGAGGGCGACGGGGAGTTCGAGGCCCAGATCCAGATCCGGGTCGAGGGCGGCAACGCGCCGGATGTGGCGTTCTTCCCGCAGCCGGGGCTGTTGGAACGCTTCGCGCGCGCGGGGAAGCTCAAGCCCGCGGGCGCGCGGCTCGCGTCACTGGCGAAGCAGGGCTGGTCGGCGGACTGGAACAGCTACGCCACCGTGGACGGCACCCTCTACGGCACTCCACTGGTCGCGAACGTGAAGTCGTTCGTCTGGTACTCGCCGAAGTTCTTCCGGGACAGGGGACTGAGCGTTCCCCGCACATGGTCCGAGCTGATGGACGTGACGGAGAAGGTCGCGGCATCGGGGGTCAAGCCGTGGTGCGCGGGCATCGAATCCGGTGAGGCGACCGGCTGGCCCCTGACGGACTGGATCGAGGACGTCCTGCTGCGCCGGCTCGGGCCGGACGTCTACGACCAGTGGGTCGCTCACGAGATTCCCTTCAACGACCCGCGAGTGATCCGAGCCATCGACACGGTGGGATCCGTCCTCAAGAACGACCGGTACGCCAACGGCGGGTACGGTCCGGCGCGGTCGATGGCCTCGATCGCCTACCAGGAGGGCGGCACGCCCATCCTGTCCGGCGACTGCGCGATGCACCGCCAGGCTTCGTTCTACGCCGAGCACTGGCCCGACGGTACCGGGATCGGGCCGGACAAGGACGTGTTCGCCTTCCTCCTGCCGGGAATGGACAGGACCAGCCGTCCGGTGCTCGGCGGTGGCGTGTTCACCGCCGCGTTCTCCGACCGCCCCGAGGTCCGCGCCTTCCAGGAGTACCTGGCGACCGCGGACTTCGCCAACGCGCGCATGAAGAAGGGTCCGTTCGTCTCGGCGAACAAGGGCGTGGATCCGGCCGACGCCGCCGGCCCGGTCGACAAGCTGTCGATCCAGCTGCTCCAGGATCCCCGGACACAGTTCCGGTTCGACGGTTCGGACCTGATGCCCGCGGCGGTGGGTGCCGGGACGTTCTGGAAGGCTGTCGTCGACTGGATCGGCGGAGAGAGCACCGAGGCGATGGCCGACTTTGTCGAACGGTCCTGGCCGCGCCCCTGA
- a CDS encoding carbohydrate ABC transporter permease: protein MSFDVVAQQPKLLHLLQGTGVFTAVVCLILLAVHRGPMRRRGPAFLLLAPALLLLTVGLLLPGLRTLLLSFMDGEGDAWVGLDNYAWMFTDPDALVALRNTLLWVVLVPLLVTAVGLLYAAAVVRSRFRALALSLVLLPMAISFVGAGLVWKFVYAYRPAGAEQIGLLNQLVVAFGGTPGQWLVDPSWNVLFLIVAMVWTQAGFAAVLLAGAITAVPGEITEAARLDGASPRRIFWHITLPLIRPTLLVVVLAEVIGTFKAFDIVKTMTAGQFDTGVIAQDMYDQAFRYGQTGRGAALAVLLFALVTPVVAYKVRAQRSAR, encoded by the coding sequence ATGTCGTTCGATGTTGTGGCACAGCAGCCCAAGCTGCTGCACCTTCTCCAGGGAACAGGCGTGTTCACGGCGGTCGTCTGCCTGATCCTCCTCGCCGTGCACCGGGGGCCGATGCGGCGGCGGGGCCCGGCCTTCCTGCTGCTGGCTCCCGCGCTGCTGCTGTTGACGGTCGGTCTTCTCCTTCCCGGTCTGCGCACCCTGCTGCTGTCGTTCATGGACGGGGAGGGGGACGCATGGGTCGGACTCGACAACTACGCGTGGATGTTCACCGATCCCGACGCGCTGGTCGCGCTGCGCAACACCCTGCTCTGGGTGGTGCTGGTGCCCCTGCTGGTGACGGCGGTCGGCCTTCTCTACGCGGCGGCCGTCGTACGGTCGCGGTTCCGCGCACTCGCCCTGTCCCTCGTCCTGCTGCCGATGGCGATCTCGTTCGTCGGCGCCGGCCTGGTGTGGAAGTTCGTCTACGCCTACCGGCCCGCCGGGGCGGAACAGATCGGGCTGCTGAACCAGCTCGTCGTGGCCTTCGGCGGCACGCCGGGACAGTGGCTCGTGGACCCTTCCTGGAACGTCCTGTTCCTCATCGTGGCCATGGTGTGGACGCAGGCGGGCTTCGCGGCCGTCCTGCTGGCGGGAGCGATCACGGCGGTTCCCGGCGAGATCACCGAGGCGGCCCGACTGGACGGCGCGTCGCCCCGGCGGATCTTCTGGCACATCACTCTGCCGTTGATCAGACCCACGCTGCTCGTCGTGGTCCTCGCCGAGGTGATCGGCACCTTCAAGGCATTCGACATCGTCAAAACCATGACCGCCGGTCAGTTCGACACGGGTGTCATTGCCCAGGACATGTACGACCAGGCATTCCGCTACGGCCAGACAGGCCGCGGCGCGGCTCTCGCCGTCCTCCTCTTCGCCCTGGTCACCCCGGTCGTCGCCTACAAGGTCCGAGCGCAGCGGAGCGCGCGATGA
- a CDS encoding carbohydrate ABC transporter permease — translation MSRARERLGSRAFSLAAVVIALLWTTPTLGLFLSSFRPEDEIKTTGWWTMFGSPHVTLDNYGEVLFGGRNASGQLADHLVNSIVITLPSVLFPLVLAFFAAYALAWIDFKGRDALVVGIFALQIVPLQMALVPLLKLFSRGWLFLPAWNPTGPARFSHIWFAHTVFALPFAIFLLHNFLAGLPRDLIESARVDGASHGTLLLRIVLPLARPALVTFAVIQFIWVWNDLLVALAMSGGTAETAPVTVRLAALAGTRGNEWQRLTAGAFVAASVPVLVFFSLQRHFARGLLAGSVKG, via the coding sequence ATGAGCCGTGCCCGGGAGCGTCTGGGCTCCCGCGCCTTCTCGCTGGCCGCCGTGGTGATCGCGCTCCTCTGGACGACGCCGACCCTCGGTCTCTTCCTCTCCTCGTTCCGTCCCGAGGACGAGATCAAGACGACGGGCTGGTGGACCATGTTCGGCTCGCCGCACGTCACGCTCGACAACTACGGCGAGGTGCTGTTCGGAGGCAGGAACGCGTCGGGGCAGCTCGCCGACCACCTGGTCAACTCGATCGTCATCACCCTCCCGTCGGTGCTGTTTCCCCTGGTCCTGGCCTTCTTCGCCGCCTACGCCCTGGCATGGATCGACTTCAAGGGACGCGACGCACTCGTCGTCGGCATCTTCGCGCTCCAGATCGTGCCCCTTCAGATGGCGCTCGTTCCCCTGCTGAAGCTCTTCTCCCGGGGATGGCTGTTCCTGCCCGCCTGGAACCCCACCGGACCGGCTCGGTTCAGCCACATCTGGTTCGCCCACACCGTCTTCGCCCTGCCGTTCGCGATCTTCCTTCTGCACAACTTCCTTGCCGGACTGCCGAGAGACCTGATCGAATCCGCCCGGGTCGACGGCGCGTCGCACGGGACGCTGCTGCTCCGGATCGTCCTGCCGCTGGCCCGCCCGGCCCTGGTCACATTCGCGGTCATCCAGTTCATCTGGGTGTGGAACGACCTGCTGGTGGCGTTGGCGATGTCGGGCGGGACGGCCGAGACCGCGCCGGTCACGGTCAGACTGGCGGCACTGGCCGGGACGCGCGGCAACGAGTGGCAGCGGCTCACGGCAGGAGCGTTCGTGGCGGCCTCCGTCCCGGTGCTGGTCTTCTTCTCCCTCCAGCGGCACTTCGCCCGGGGCCTGCTCGCGGGCTCCGTCAAGGGATGA